GGAAGAAAACCTTGAAATTAGTCGGATTACTTCAAGTAAATACAGCGCTTTGGAATCCTAGCTATTGTGAAACTAGGCGCGAGAAACAAAAACGCAAACGAGAGCTTCGTTCGATTGCAAATGTATTTAGAATATCGGTTTTCGAcataacaaagaaaatacaGCATCTGAAGATTCAATATAACAGAGAATTAGCTCGAGAGGCTCTAGCCCGTTCTCAAGATCCAAATGATAGATACGTTACAAATTGGTATGCCTATGATTACTTACACTTTTTAAAGGACTCAAATAAGCCATACAGACTTATTCATTCGGTAAGTTGTATTcctataaaaagtatattcaaAAGAAATTACTTACTGTCATGGCAATTATACAATTAGCCTTACTCGTAATTAAGTTTaggtttgtattttaatagtttagttATTGCCCAATT
This DNA window, taken from Pieris brassicae chromosome 14, ilPieBrab1.1, whole genome shotgun sequence, encodes the following:
- the LOC123718225 gene encoding uncharacterized protein LOC123718225, translated to MEWSRKKTLKLVGLLQVNTALWNPSYCETRREKQKRKRELRSIANVFRISVFDITKKIQHLKIQYNRELAREALARSQDPNDRYVTNWYAYDYLHFLKDSNKPYRLIHSDIYTFNNTSTDNAISPDLIKNYALLPPPKMARTDNILDSDLVYSSTAKRDEFSVFGEYIANELRSLKCERSLLLAKKRLQDVIFDVKINMYLFRQKM